The nucleotide window GCGTGTGGGGGCAAAGCAAATCACACGCAAAAAGCCACAAGTTCCACCTTTCAAGTcttatcctttatttttttataatatatatatatatagactttaaaaaaaaaaatcaaacaaaggaatttttaacaagaaaaaacaatgaaataacgaATAGTGATAATTCATAATTAAATGTAAATtggttggtttttttatttttaattaatttaataattcgattattttatttaaaatttacatatatatatatatatatatatatatatatatattgttatgaaataaaatagtttattcatttttttttataaaacttactttattctaaaaattattcatattaataaatacaaaataaaataaaatacaacacaacacaattttttttttcatccatttattttgtaaatcaaATATTTGTATTATAACTCAACCACATGTATTATCTTGTATGACTTGAGTTATTCTCACTTGGTTCTTGTCTCAATCtagatttgttttatttatattgatattttattaaaattattccatGCTagcttaatattttattaaaaaataataatttaattttccataatatgacttttattttttgttcccATGAAACCACCATTGAGTTTTCACATTAGTTTGTCTAATTGCCTACTGTCTAAGTTAACAATAATGGAATGGTGAAAGCCATTATAACAAGGCACTTCCCTTGCTCTTCTTCCATTCTACTCCACTTCTTGAAATGTCTCTTCTCTTCACCTACCTCTCTTTCCTCTTCCTCTGTTTCCATCTCCCTCATCTTTCATCATGTTCTTGCTCTTCTTCCCTTAACTCATGCAAACAATTCAGTACTTCACCCAACAAAACTGCATATCCAAAATCTTTCAATCTCTGCTGCAAtgaaaccacaaaccaaaccatgATCAGATTCAATAATTCTGGTCCTCTGTTCCAGTTGAAAAATCTCTCAATTCCACAACATAAACTTGTTTTCTTGGAGCCTGAGCTTTCCTCCCCACTCAACAAACAAAACTGCAGTTTCATGTACAATTTCATTCTGCCACTCCAAAACTTCAATCTCTCTTTTTGTCATAATCTTCTCCTAGATGAACAGCTATTAATCTTTGATTGCAATAAGTTAGAGAATACCTTTAACCATGAAGTCCTTCTTGAGTTTAATGGAAGAATTCCTTGCAAAATCTACAACTTCTATTTGGCCAATAAGAAATTAGATAGTCAAATATTTCAGGCTCTTCCTTCTTACTGTAAGACCAATAGGAGTCCTTCATATGAGTGGACATTCTCATTCAGTGATGATGGAGTCCTTGATCTTCTCTCTGTTGGATTCTCTAATCAGTTGGAGCTAAAGCAGGAATGCTTTAATTGTGGAGTCATAGGAAGTGGTTGCAGTGTTAATGGTGGTCATAAAACTGTTTGTCAGGGTATACTTTGcttgaaaattgaaaatcttaCTTGTTTTACTTGCATTTTAAAACATTCTCATgtgttctttgttttgtttttttttttttgcagaggatgagaagaagaagaggaaacagAGGATTGAGATTATAATTATAGGTAACTATTGAAATGAATCAAAAGAGTGTTATGTTTTGGATttaatgttgtttattttttaggtgTTAGTGCTGGAACTGGTGCATCACTTGTAGTGTTTGGCTTCTTGTTTTGGCACAAACGTTGGAAGAGGAATAAGAAATCTACAATAACTCTTGGAAGAAGCTATTCTGCAGAGAGTTCTTCAATGAGAGAAGACACAGGGTATACTTCAATTTTCTCTTATAGGGAACTCCAAGAAGCTACTGATAACTTCAGTGAGTCAAAGGAGCTTGGAGATGGTGGCTTTGGCACTGTTTATAAAGGTACCATTGATCTTCACTCTGATAACTTGTGCTTATCCACCAAATGTCTTTGATCAGTAAGTAATGACCGGTTTTTAagtaattacaaattttaaattggtCAGTTATTAGATAATCCAATGGTAAAGCACAAGAGtgcaaagagagagagagtaagaGTTTGAATATGTACTGTACATAAACATAGGTGTGGGTCCCCTATGGGAGAAACAGTGGTTTCACCTCTTAAAAGTTGCAAAACAAGAGAATTTATTTAGGAGGTTTATAAAACACTATAACTGGTGTACCTCCGTACATGTTTATCTTTTTGACAATTCTTTAAATGAGGGGCGATTGTCGCCTAttagtcaaaaaaataataataataataaataaataataataataatctaaactAATAGAGCATTATAATAGGCTCGATCTCTTTTAATCGACGAGAGGAGAGTTAGCCTTTGATtaaccccttttttttttagtaattacaAATTCTAGAATAACATAACACAAGATATTGAGAGCTTTATCATgggcttaaccttttttaatcgATGAGAGGGGAGTTTTTTTCTTATCAACttgtttttttagtaattataaattttagacTAACAAAACACAAGATACCGAGAGCTTTATAATTGATTAGGCCTCTTTTAGTCAGTGAAAGAGAGGTTTGTTTTTGATcgatttattttttagtaattataaattataaactaaTAGAACGCAAAATATTTAGAGCTTGATAATATTCTAGAC belongs to Dioscorea cayenensis subsp. rotundata cultivar TDr96_F1 chromosome 17, TDr96_F1_v2_PseudoChromosome.rev07_lg8_w22 25.fasta, whole genome shotgun sequence and includes:
- the LOC120279969 gene encoding LEAF RUST 10 DISEASE-RESISTANCE LOCUS RECEPTOR-LIKE PROTEIN KINASE-like 1.1 → MSLLFTYLSFLFLCFHLPHLSSCSCSSSLNSCKQFSTSPNKTAYPKSFNLCCNETTNQTMIRFNNSGPLFQLKNLSIPQHKLVFLEPELSSPLNKQNCSFMYNFILPLQNFNLSFCHNLLLDEQLLIFDCNKLENTFNHEVLLEFNGRIPCKIYNFYLANKKLDSQIFQALPSYCKTNRSPSYEWTFSFSDDGVLDLLSVGFSNQLELKQECFNCGVIGSGCSVNGGHKTVCQEDEKKKRKQRIEIIIIGVSAGTGASLVVFGFLFWHKRWKRNKKSTITLGRSYSAESSSMREDTGYTSIFSYRELQEATDNFSESKELGDGGFGTVYKGILQDGRTVAIKRLYGNNYKRAEQFMNEVAILSRLRHQNLVSLYGSTSRHSRELLLVYEFIPNGTVADHLHGHLYHRSPLPWPIRLNIAIQTATALTYLHAIQPPIIHRDVKTTNILLDQNFNVKVADFGLSRLVPVDATHVSTAPQGTPGYLDPEYYRCYRLTDKSDVYSFGVVLMELISSKPAVDVRRSRSEINLASMTVEKMQRNELEELVDWRMFGEEEEEEEGKGMRMVKVVGELAFRCLQGERDLRPAIKEVLEVLEGVVRLEDGLVVERDGGGGGGGKREGPESPDTVMEPVWRSEDTTPGTSL